The Streptococcus parasanguinis genomic sequence GTATCAGTTAAAATTGTTGAATAGGTATAAAAATCAGTAGATTTAAATGCATCTGCTGTTGTGCCAAACAAAGCCAAAACCTGGTCTTGAGCAATGGCACCACGAATCCCCATAAACAATCCAGTCGCAACAATTGCTGGTAGAATTGGAACAAAAACGTCTCCAAAGGTACGGATCGCGCGTTGGAACCAGTTTCCTTGTTTAGCGGCTTCTGCTTTCATTTCATCTTTTGATGATGTTGGTAAGCCAAGAGCTACTACTTCATCATAGATCTTGTTTACAGTACCAGTACCAAAGATGATTTGGTATTGACCTGAGTTAAAGAAAGCACCTTGTACTTTTTCAATGTTCTCAACAACATCTTTGTTGATTTTTGATTCATCTTTTACCATCACGCGAAGACGAGTCGCACAGTGAGCAACACTGCTAACGTTCTCAACCCCACCGATTGCATCGATGACCTGCTTTGCAATTTCTGTATTTGACATTTTGCAAAAATCTCCTTATTTTTTGTAATGTAAACGGTTAAATCGTTTCTACGTTTTTAATTGTACCACGTATTGAAAATATGTCAAGCGTTTTGCAGGATTTTTTTGAAACTTTTTTGGACTTTTTGACACCTTTTGACAGTATGAAACTATTTTCATTTTAAAACAGGCCTGTACTACGCTTTTTAGCACTTTAAATCAGACTTTTATTTTCATTTTCTTTCATATTTTCATAAATTTTCAACTTCTCCTCTTTTCTTCAGGCTGCAAAATAGCTGTCAATCGTTTGACATTTTTTGCCATTTTTTTCATTTATCGCTTGCATTTTTAATAGGAAATCGGTACTATGGAAGTAAGAAAAAAGTTCGGAGGAATAAAATGGAATGGACAACTGAACGTCGTTACAGACGTTACGAAGACTGGACAGAAGATGAAAAGCAAGCCATCCAAGATCATATGGCCAAATCTCCTTGGCATACACACTATCATGTTGAGCCAAAAGCTGGTCTCTTAAATGATCCTAACGGTTTTTCCTACTTTGATGGAAAATGGATCTTGTTTTACCAAAATTTCCCATTTGGTGCAGCCCATGGGTTAAAATCATGGGTACAAACAGAAAGTGAAGACTTGGTTCATTTCAAAGAAACTGGTGTAACGCTTCTTCCAGACACAGATCTGGATAGCCATGGAGCTTATTCTGGATCAGCCATGCAGTTTGGTGACAAACTATTCTTATTCTACACTGGAAATGTTCGTGATGCAGAATGGGTTCGTCATCCTTACCAAGTCGGTGCTTTGATGGACAAAGACGGAAAGATTGAAAAAATTGACAAAATTTTGATTGATCAACCAGCTGACTCTACGGGTCACTTCCGTGACCCACAGATTTTTAACTTTAAGGGGCAATACTACACTATCGTCGGTGGTCAAGACCTTGAGAAGAAAGGATTCATCCGTCTCTATAAGGCTGTAGATAACGACTATACCAACTGGGTTGCAGTCGGTGACTTGGATTTTGCAAACGATCGGACAGCTTATATGATGGAATGTCCCAACCTAGTCTTTGTTGGAGATCAACCCGTTCTCCTCTACTGTCCTCAAGGCTTAGATAAATCGGTCCTCGATTATGACAATATCTATCCAAATATGTACAAGATCGGGGCAAGCTTTGACCCAGAAAAGGCCGAAATGGTCGATGTATCCGAATTGCATAATCTCGACTATGGTTTTGAAGCCTAT encodes the following:
- a CDS encoding sucrose-6-phosphate hydrolase; its protein translation is MEWTTERRYRRYEDWTEDEKQAIQDHMAKSPWHTHYHVEPKAGLLNDPNGFSYFDGKWILFYQNFPFGAAHGLKSWVQTESEDLVHFKETGVTLLPDTDLDSHGAYSGSAMQFGDKLFLFYTGNVRDAEWVRHPYQVGALMDKDGKIEKIDKILIDQPADSTGHFRDPQIFNFKGQYYTIVGGQDLEKKGFIRLYKAVDNDYTNWVAVGDLDFANDRTAYMMECPNLVFVGDQPVLLYCPQGLDKSVLDYDNIYPNMYKIGASFDPEKAEMVDVSELHNLDYGFEAYATQGFNAPDGRAYAVSWLGLPDVSYPTDSYDYQGALSLVKELTIKDGKLYQYPVEAIKDLRAECEAFANKAQTKNCYELELQFEKDSQNEIVLFADAEGKGLVLTFDLAKGLVTVDRSQAGEQYAQEFGTSRSCPIANQATTANIFIDNSIFEIFINKGEKVFSGRVYPHADQNGILIKSGNPTGTYYELDYGRKAN